One window from the genome of Glycine soja cultivar W05 chromosome 12, ASM419377v2, whole genome shotgun sequence encodes:
- the LOC114379629 gene encoding senescence-specific cysteine protease SAG39-like has translation MVAKNHFYHISLAMLLCMAFLAFQVTCRTLQDASMYERHEQWMTRYGKVYKDPQEREKRFRIFKENVNYIEAFNNAANKRYKLAINQFADLTNEEFIAPRNRFKGHMCSSIIRTTTFKYENVTAVPSTVDWRQKGAVTPIKDQGQCGCCWAFSAVAATEGIHALTSGKLISLSEQELVDCDTKGVDQGCEGGLMDDAFKFVIQNHGLNTEANYPYKGVDGKCNANEAANNAATITGYEDVPANNEKALQKAVANQPVSVAIDASGSDFQFYKSGVFTGSCGTELDHGVTAVGYGVSNDGTEYWLVKNSWGTEWGEEGYIRMQRGVDSEEGLCGIAMQASYPTA, from the exons ATGGTTGCCAAAAATCATTTCTATCATATTTCATTGGCAATGCTTCTCTGCATGGCTTTCTTGGCTTTTCAAGTCACATGTCGCACTCTCCAAGATGCATCCATGTATGAGAGGCATGAGCAATGGATGACTCGTTACGGCAAGGTGTATAAGGACCCTCAGGAACGGGAAAAGCGTTTCAGGATATTTAAGGAAAATGTGAATTACATTGAAGCTTTCAACAACGCTGCCAATAAACGTTACAAGCTAGCCATTAATCAATTTGCAGACCTCACTAACGAAGAGTTCATTGCACCCAGAAATAGATTCAAGGGGCATATGTGTTCCTCAATCATTAGGACAACCACTTTTAAGTATGAAAATGTGACAGCAGTACCATCCACAGTGGATTGGAGGCAAAAAGGAGCAGTTACACCCATCAAGGACCAAGGTCAATGTG GATGTTGTTGGGCATTTTCTGCTGTTGCAGCAACTGAAGGAATTCATGCACTGACTTCTGgaaaattaatatctttgtcGGAGCAAGAACTTGTTGATTGTGACACAAAGGGTGTGGACCAAGGTTGTGAAGGTGGTCTTATGGATGATGCTTTTAAATTCGTCATCCAAAATCATGGACTCAATACCGAAGCCAACTATCCCTATAAGGGTGTTGATGGAAAGTGCAATGCAAATGAAGCAGCCAACAATGCTGCTACTATTACTGGGTATGAGGATGTCCCTGCCAACAATGAGAAGGCACTGCAAAAAGCTGTGGCCAATCAACCAGTTTCCGTAGCCATTGATGCCAGTGGCTCTGACTTTCAATTTTACAAGAGTGGTGTCTTCACTGGTTCATGTGGAACTGAGTTGGATCACGGTGTCACTGCTGTGGGATATGGTGTTAGTAATGATGGGACTGAATATTGGTTGGTTAAGAACTCATGGGGAACCGAGTGGGGTGAAGAAGGTTACATTAGGATGCAAAGGGGCGTGGATTCTGAGGAAGGACTCTGTGGCATAGCTATGCAAGCATCTTACCCTACTGCATAA
- the LOC114378018 gene encoding senescence-specific cysteine protease SAG39-like, with protein sequence MVAKNQFYHISLALLFCLGFWAFQVTSRTLQDASMYERHEEWMARYAKVYKDPEEREKRFKIFKENVNYIEAFNNAADKPYKLGINQFADLTNEEFIAPRNKFKGHMCSSITRTTTFKYENVTALPSTVDWRQKGAVTPIKDQGQCGCCWAFSAVAATEGIHALNSGKLISLSEQEVVDCDTKGEDQGCAGGFMDGAFKFIIQNHGLNTEANYPYKAVDGKCNANEAANHAATITGYEDVPVNNEKALQKAVANQPVSVAIDASGSDFQFYKTGVFTGSCGTQLDHGVTAVGYGVSADGTQYWLVKNSWGTEWGEEGYIMMQRGVKAQEGLCGIAMMASYPTA encoded by the exons ATGGTTGCCAAAAATCAATTCTATCATATTTCATTGGCATTGCTTTTCTGTTTGGGATTCTGGGCTTTTCAAGTCACATCTCGCACTCTCCAAGATGCATCCATGTATGAGAGGCACGAAGAATGGATGGCTCGCTATGCCAAAGTGTATAAAGACCCTGAGGAAAGGGAAAAGCGTTTCAAGATATTCAAGGAAAATGTGAATTACATTGAAGCCTTCAACAATGCTGCCGACAAACCTTACAAGTTAGGCATTAATCAATTTGCAGACCTCACCAATGAAGAGTTCATTGCACCAAGAAATAAATTCAAGGGGCACATGTGTTCCTCAATCACAAGAACAACCACTTTTAAGTATGAAAATGTGACTGCATTACCATCCACAGTGGATTGGAGGCAAAAGGGTGCTGTGACACCCATCAAGGACCAAGGCCAATGTG GATGTTGTTGGGCGTTTTCTGCTGTTGCAGCAACAGAAGGAATTCATGCACTGAATTCTGGAAAATTGATCTCTTTGTCCGAACAAGAAGTAGTTGATTGTGACACAAAGGGTGAGGACCAAGGTTGTGCGGGTGGTTTTATGGATGGTGCTTTCAAATTCATCATCCAAAACCATGGACTCAACACTGAAGCCAATTACCCCTACAAGGCTGTCGACGGAAAATGCAATGCAAATGAAGCAGCAAACCACGCTGCAACCATCACTGGCTATGAAGATGTCCCTGTTAACAATGAGAAGGCACTGCAAAAGGCTGTGGCCAATCAACCGGTTTCTGTAGCCATTGATGCCAGTGGCTCTGACTTTCAATTTTACAAGACTGGTGTTTTCACCGGTTCATGTGGAACCCAGTTGGATCACGGTGTCACTGCCGTGGGATACGGTGTTAGCGCTGATGGAACTCAGTATTGGTTGGTTAAGAACTCATGGGGAACCGAATGGGGCGAAGAAGGCTACATTATGATGCAGAGGGGTGTCAAAGCTCAGGAAGGACTCTGTGGCATAGCTATGATGGCATCTTACCCCACTgcataa
- the LOC114378112 gene encoding uncharacterized protein LOC114378112, with the protein MSSAFTASRKSTSLLSAQKVLVDAVESLDLVDLPRSTVQESMSAFAAVALEDVVVDLGELNWQECCVTSVEKISFSNGQSVFPGCSNQSLHVVSHSQSQAQKENRIDETRDLIPEAFRRSLKPTKMVPKRKRSNARDSVASTVDSASLASC; encoded by the exons ATGTCATCCGCGTTCACGGCTTCAAGAAAATCCACCTCGCTCCTAAG TGCGCAGAAGGTGCTGGTAGACGCGGTGGAGTCGCTGGATCTGGTTGATCTGCCGCGGTCGACGGTGCAAGAGAGCATGTCGGCATTCGCAGCTGTGGCGCTGGAGGACGTGGTGGTGGATCTGGGCGAGTTGAACTGGCAGGAATGCTGCGTCACCTCCGTCGAGAAGATCAGCTTCTCCAACGGGCAGAGCGTCTTCCCTGGTTGCTCCAATCAGAGCCTCCACGTCGTGAGCCACTCGCAGTCGCAGGCTCAGAAAGAGAACAGGATCGACGAAACCCGTGACCTAATCCCTGAGGCTTTCAGAAGAAGCCTGAAACCAACGAAGATGGTGCCAAAGCGGAAGAGGAGCAACGCTCGTGACTCTGTTGCATCTACTGTGGATTCCGCTTCTCTCGCTTCGTGCTGA
- the LOC114379640 gene encoding 2-carboxy-1,4-naphthoquinone phytyltransferase, chloroplastic-like, with protein sequence MRCSSFSEWISVNIVVERNIRSILFLVCAIICGYIYQCPPFRLSYQGLGEPLCFAAFGPFATCAFYLLHGSSSVMNHFPLSGTILSASILVGFTTSLILFCSHFHQVEGDREVGKMSPLVRLGTKKGAEVVKGAIFMLYALLVAFGLIKALPLTCIFLCALTLPMGNLVVRFVEDNYKASEFFL encoded by the exons ATGCGTTGTTCATCTTTCTCTGAATGGATCTCTGTCAATATTGTTGTGGAAAGAAACATACGTTCAATATTGTTTCTTGTTTGTGCAATTATTTGTGGCTATATATATCAG TGTCCACCATTTCGGTTAAGCTACCAGGGGCTGGGAGAGCCCTTGTGCTTTGCAGCATTTGGGCCTTTTGCCACTTgtgctttttatttattacatggCAGTTCAAG TGTGATGAACCATTTCCCCTTAAGTGGAACGATTCTTTCAGCATCAATTCTTGTTGGCTTCACAACATCTCTTATCTTGTTTTGCAGTCATTTCCATCAG GTGGAAGGAGACAGGGAGGTTGGGAAAATGTCACCTTTG GTTAGACTTGGCACTAAAAAAGGTGCAGAGGTAGTGAAAGGGGCAATCTTTATGCTCTATGCTCTTTTGGTTGCTTTTGGTCTAATCAAGGCACTTCCTCTCACTTGTATA TTCCTTTGTGCATTGACCTTGCCGATGGGAAACCTAGTAGTTAGATTTGTCGAAGACAATTACAAGGCAAGTGAATTTTTCTTATAG
- the LOC114378787 gene encoding heat shock 70 kDa protein-like produces the protein MLHSLLNFSYLFMHIRTISADVNGLLSVSVEETTTGYRNEITITNDQKRLSAEEIIRMIHEAENYQVDDRKFMKKANTMNALDDYVYKMRNALNNKNISSKLCLQEREKIKSVISKVTDLLEGDNQPYEIEVFEDHLNELVNLFDRVIGKFA, from the exons ATGTTACATAGCTTGCTCAACTTCTCCTATTTGTTCATGCATATTAGGACAATTTCTGCAG ATGTAAACGGCCTTCTATCTGTTTCTGTGGAAGAAACAACCACTGGTTATAGGAATGAGATTACCATAACCAATGACCAAAAAAGGCTTTCAGCTGAGGAGATTATAAGAATGATTCATGAAGCTGAGAATTATCAGGTTGATGATAGGAAGTTCATGAAGAAGGCTAATACAATGAATGCTTTGGATGACTATGTTTACAAGATGAGGAATGCATTGAATAATAAGAATATCAGTTCAAAGCTTTGTTTacaagaaagggagaaaatcAAATCTGTAATTTCGAAGGTGACAGATTTGCTAGAGGGTGATAATCAGCCGTATGAAATAGAGGTGTTTGAGGATCATCTGAATGAGCTTGTGAACCTCTTTGATCGTGTCATTGGCAAGTTTGCTTAg
- the LOC114379641 gene encoding uncharacterized protein LOC114379641, which yields MKKKTKTKTTFLPTNTMTFRVKLPTRLTYSLKFDVDELASVYDFRIDKFQRQAILAFLRGFSVVVSAPTSSRKTLIGEAAAECEYLLTTAFHAVLVMFLLEVDL from the exons ATGAAGAAGAAGACCAAGACTAAGACAACGTTTCTACCGACGAATACGATGACGTTTCGGGTGAAGCTTCCAACGAGGCTGACGTATTCCCTCAAATTCGACGTCGATGAGCTCGCCTCAGTCTACGACTTCCGCATCGACAAGTTTCAG CGGCAAGCGATACTGGCTTTTTTGAGAGGCTTCTCGGTGGTGGTTTCCGCTCCGACGAGCAGCAGGAAGACGCTGATTGGGGAGGCTGCGGCAGAATGTGAGTACTTATTGACGACTGCTTTTCATGCAGTGTTGGTAATGTTTCTTCTAGAAGTGGACTTGTAA
- the LOC114378788 gene encoding uncharacterized protein LOC114378788, with amino-acid sequence MASNKTSFHPALAVSNIRNHVSIVLEMENVQYSTWTELFKIHARSTKVLDHIIPPANGTGMIPSTEEERELWSTLDATVFSWIYATISSDLLHTIIELDSTAMEAWDRLRDIFQDNQHSRAITLEQEFSATSMENFPNVFSYCLRLKSLAD; translated from the coding sequence ATGGCTTCCAACAAAACTTCTTTTCATCCGGCTCTTGCCGTTTCAAACATCAGGAATCATGTTTCCATTGTTCTTGAAATGGAAAACGTTCAATATTCGACGTGGACGGAActcttcaagattcatgcacGCTCAACCAAGGTGCTTGATCATATCATACCTCCGGCCAACGGCACGGGGATGATTCCTTCTACCGAGGAAGAGAGGGAGCTATGGTCAACTTTGGATGCCACAGTTTTTTCGTGGATTTATGCTACCATTTCTAGTGACTTATTGCACACCATTATTGAGCTCGACTCTACGGCTATGGAGGCTTGGGATAGATTGCGTGATATATTCCAAGATAATCAACATTCTCGTGCCATTACCTTGGAGCAAGAATTCTCCGCTACTTCTATGGAGAATTTTCCAAATGTTTTCTCTTATTGTCTTCGTCTCAAATCTCTAGCAGATTAA